A single genomic interval of Pyrus communis chromosome 7, drPyrComm1.1, whole genome shotgun sequence harbors:
- the LOC137740207 gene encoding uncharacterized protein isoform X2, with amino-acid sequence MLANLTITSEDYDPVPVEMGTRILRIVWNNLEDPLSQTVKQVHLIFDLFLDIRSTLHWSEGSERIRSFLQSIASDLLRLGPRCKGRYVPLGSLTKRLGAKTMLDMSPGLLFDTIHAYIDDDVCCALTSFLKILLEDLRNECWSSDGIEGGYALYRGHCLPPILSGLASGVSKLRSNLNTYALPILLEVDEDSIFAMLAFISVGPSKGESQLSYPELCRGNMELRVQQKVAILVSLLKVSRLLTLLEGDIDYAVCENFGGLETNFPERHALVSIKGIKVEVRVEWLVLALTHVDDSLRVDAAETLFLNPKTASLPSHLELMLLKEAVPLNMRCCSTAFQMKWSSLFRKFFARVRTALERQFKQGRWEPLEHTNSNGMHLSIGSEHPEANRVSDLFHFMRWLSSFLFFSCYPSAPYKRKIMAMELILIMLNVWSIVPATQEKNGSLCAEDHLYPYNKGMTLPDSTLLLVGSIIDSWDRLRENSFRILLHFPTPLPGISDQGMVQNVILWAKKLVCSPRVRETDAGALTLRLIFRKYVLQLGWTVRASVNVACLNTQSGLESGDNQTYNSGYPVMEYIRSLIEWLDVSIEEGEKDLSEACQNSFVHGVLLTLRYAFEELDFNSDIAQSSISEMRHSLEKLLELVMRITSLALWVVSADAWHLPEDMDEVVDDDDSFLSEVPDEVGVKTSLLEDEDKNYKFVQNNRQSEQSVMVGCWLAMKEVSLLLGTITRKIPLPSTPSSESLDSEATYSCASDASVMMASDAMLDVKQLERIGNHFLEVLLKMKHNGAIDKTRAGFTALCNRLLCSNDPRLCKLTESWMEQLMDRTVAKGQTVDDLLRRSAGIPAAFIALFLSEPEGAPKKLLPRALRWLIDVANASFVGPVETNNSNGDMGKLPSIKSDKVFESVVSSDIDISDKVSRIRDEGVIPTVHAFNVLRAAFNDTNLAADTSGFSAEAMIVSVRSFSSPHWEVRNSACLAYTALVRRMIGFLNVQKRESSRRALTGVEFFHRYPLLHPFLIKELKAATVLLGDGISGQSESNLENAVHPSLCPVLILLSRLKPSTIASETGDDVDPFLLMPFIRKCSTQSNLRVRVLASRALAGLVSNEKLPSVLLNIVSELPRRDDQATWTPEPSLLFDKTERRQQSSYNWIHGILLQLSSLLDTNCRNLADSSKKDQILGDLFQALLAHSWIGKPSLCPCPILNASFLNLLDHMLSIERTCHTSKNVYALRNLLLELSTECLDVKASNGRSYYDPTMAELRQQAAVSYFSCVFQASDKMAEEVFQTPQRYSQSNSRFVEIPEMENSFAGLQERLVRSLSDSEYEVRLATLKWLLKFITSTESGHESHDNSSEIRVIQHWVRTNLQTTLVNLLDVEKYHRCSYYILRILFTWNTLQFQKLGDAKCTETIYVGSMECDSVFLLWDKLISLYKFTRHAKARQTLICCFGICVKRFAGLLTTSVVSDNSDSDRLEKLTRLYGIISFFTNVIMKHSASSEPINMRMAAAESIIASGLLEQAELIGYTVFNNRIPSENPCSTFEPKEAVNFYAHQILDIWFTCIQLLEDEDDEIRERLAMGIQGCFTSKRSRSSHGGVVPTQVEKVIGACFEHLSSVFGHWIGYFDSLLRWVLNASNCEVLKGDLVRQVFDKEIDNHHEEKLFICQLCCSQLDKLRISKSWGADFRNKQQFGNYLHDWRLRFSCQLTSFAKDRIAKLGGADWVGGAGNHKDAFLPLYANLLAFYTLSNCIFNGKTGDNKHLQSDVTELGKAINPFLRNPLISNLYLLVVKSHGDAVGSNGDDLIPKLGEGAIWEGFNPYFLLR; translated from the exons ATGTTAGCTAATCTTACCATCACATCTGAGGATTATGATCCGGTTCCGGTGGAGATGGGTACCCGGATATTGAGGATCGTATGGAATAATTTGGAAGATCCTTTGAGTCAAACAGTCAAACAAGTTCATCTCATTTTTGATCTCTTCCTAGACATTCGATCCACTCTACACTGGTCAGAAGGTAGTGAGAGAATAAGGTCATTCTTGCAAAGCATTGCTTCAGATCTTCTTCGTCTGGGTCCTCGCTGCAAGGGAAGATATGTTCCTTTGGGTTCACTGACCAAGAGATTAGGTGCAAAAACTATGTTGGATATGAGTCCTGGCTTGCTGTTTGACACTATACATGCGTACATTGATGATGACGTGTGCTGTGCTCTCACATCATTTTTGAAGATTTTACTTGAGGACTTGCGTAATGAGTGTTGGAGCAGTGATGGTATTGAAGGTGGTTATGCACTTTATAGGGGGCATTGTCTGCCTCCAATTTTGTCTGGACTTGCTTCTGGGGTTTCAAAGCTCCGCTCTAATTTGAACACTTATGCTCTACCAATTTTACTTGAAGTGGATGAGGACAGTATATTTGCTATGCTTGCTTTTATTTCAGTTGGTCCGAGCAAGGGTGAAAGTCAACTGTCATATCCTGAGCTTTGTCGTGGAAACATGGAACTGAGAGTTCAACAGAAAGTGGCCATCTTAGTTTCATTGCTGAAGGTATCTCGTTTACTTACATTGCTTGAAGGGGACATTGATTATGCAGTATGTGAAAATTTTGGTGGACTGGAAACAAATTTCCCTGAACGACATGCTCTTGTTTCTATCAAGGGGATAAAGGTTGAAGTTCGTGTTGAGTGGCTAGTGCTGGCATTGACCCATGTTGATGATTCATTACGTGTGGATGCTGCAGAGACACTTTTCTTGAATCCCAAGACAGCTAGTTTACCTTCCCATTTAGAACTCATGTTATTAAAGGAAGCAGTGCCATTGAACATGAGGTGTTGCTCTACAGCTTTCCAAATGAAGTGGAGTAGCTTGTTCAGAAAGTTTTTTGCTCGGGTCCGAACAGCATTAGAGAGACAATTTAAGCAGGGACGCTGGGAACCCCTGGAGCATACTAACAGCAATGGAATGCATCTTTCAATTGGAAGTGAACATCCTGAAGCTAACAGGGTGAGCGATCTTTTTCATTTCATGAGGTGGTTAAGTTCATTTCTATTTTTCTCTTGCTATCCTTCTGCACCTTATAAGAGAAAAATAATGGCAATGGAGCTCATTCTAATAATGCTCAATGTTTGGTCTATTGTGCCTGCTACTCAAGAGAAAAATGGTTCTTTATGTGCGGAAGACCATCTCTATCCTTATAATAAAGGAATGACCTTACCTGATTCAACTCTGTTGTTAGTGGGATCCATAATTGATAGTTGGGACAGGCTGAGAGAGAATTCTTTTCGCATATTGTTACATTTTCCGACCCCACTTCCTGGAATTTCAGATCAAGGTATGGTCCAGAACGTGATTTTATGGGCTAAGAAATTAGTTTGCAGTCCACGAGTGAGAGAAACTGATGCTGGAGCTCTGACTTTAAGGCTGATTTTCAGGAAGTATGTCTTACAGCTAGGATGGACAGTCCGAGCTTCAGTTAATGTAGCTTGTCTCAATACACAGTCTGGCTTGGAAAgcggagataatcaaacttatAATTCTGGATATCCTGTGATGGAATATATAAGGTCACTGATTGAATGGTTGGATGTTTCCATAGAGGAAGGGGAGAAGGATCTTTCTGAAGCATGTCAGAACAGCTTTGTTCATGGCGTATTACTCACTCTACGATATGCTTTTGAGGAATTGGACTTCAACTCTGACATAGCACAGTCTAGTATCTCAGAGATGAGACATTCACTAGAGAAGCTCTTGGAGCTTGTAATGCGAATAACTTCTTTGGCACTTTGGGTCGTCTCTGCAGATGCTTGGCATCTCCCTGAGGACATGGATGAAGTGGTTGATGACGATGATTCTTTCTTATCAGAGGTTCCAGATGAGGTTGGGGTGAAGACATCTCTGTTGGAGGATGAagacaaaaattacaaatttgtccagAATAACAGGCAATCAGAACAAAGTGTAATGGTTGGCTGTTGGCTTGCGATGAAAGAG GTGAGTCTTCTTTTGGGAACTATCACAAGAAAGATTCCTTTACCAAGTACCCCTTCCTCAGAATCATTAGATTCAGAAGCCACCTATTCTTGTGCTTCTGATGCTTCAGTTATGATGGCTTCGGATGCAATGCTTGATGTGAAACAACTTGAAAGAATTGGGAATCACTTCTTGGAAGTCCTTTTGAAGATGAAGCACAACGGTGCAATTGATAAAACGAGGGCCGGATTTACAGCTCTTTGCAACCGGTTACTTTGTTCAAATGATCCTCG ACTTTGCAAGTTAACAGAATCCTGGATGGAGCAGCTTATGGACAGAACCGTGGCCAAGGGTCAAACAGTGGATGACTTGTTAAGGAGAAGTGCAGGTATTCCTGCTGCATTTATAGCACTGTTCCTCTCAGAGCCAGAAGGTGCACCTAAGAAACTTCTCCCACGGGCTTTACGGTGGCTCATAGATGTTGCTAATGCATCTTTTGTGGGTCCGGTTGAAACCAACAACTCTAATGGCGACATGGGTAAATTGCCCTCAATTAAGTCGGACAAAGTTTTTGAGTCTGTGGTCTCGTCAGATATAGATATTAGTGACAAGGTTTCAAGGATCCGTGATGAGGGTGTCATTCCTACTGTACATGCATTCAATGTCCTCAGAGCTGCCTTCAATGATACAAACCTGGCTGCTGATACCTCAGGTTTTTCTGCTGAGGCTATGATTGTTTCAGTTCGCTCCTTTTCTTCTCCCCACTGGGAGGTCCGGAATAGTGCTTGTCTGGCATACACTGCTTTGGTACGTCGCATGATTGGATTCCTTAATGTCCAAAAACGAGAGTCATCTAGGCGTGCGCTAACTGGGGTGGAATTTTTTCATCG GTATCCCTTATTGCATCCATTTCTAATCAAGGAACTGAAAGCTGCGACAGTGTTGCTTGGAGACGGGATATCTGGACAATCTGAATCCAACCTAGAAAATGCTGTGCACCCAAGCTTGTGCCCTGTATTGATTCTGTTATCAAGGCTGAAGCCCTCAACAATCGCAAGCGAGACTGGAGATGACGTGGATCCTTTTCTGTTAATGCCCTTCATTAGAAAGTGCTCAACACAAAGCAATCTAAGAGTCCGTGTTCTTGCATCTAGAGCTTTAGCGGGTCTTGTATCTAACGAGAAGTTGCCAAGTGTTCTCCTCAATATAGTATCTGAGTTGCCTAGAAGAGATGACCAAGCTACATGGACTCCTGAACCGTCCCTATTATTTgataaaaccgaaagaagaCAACAAAGTTCTTATAATTGGATTCATGGAATTCTATTGCAGTTGAGCTCTCTCCTGGATACGAACTGTAGAAATCTGGCTGATTCCTCAAAGAAAGATCAGATTCTTGGTGATTTGTTTCAAGCTCTTTTAGCGCATTCATGGATCGGAAAGCCCAGTTTGTGCCCTTGTCCAATCCTCAATGCCTCTTTCCTAAATTTGCTGGATCACATGCTCAGTATTGAAAGGACGTGCCATACGAGCAAAAACGTTTATGCTCTCCGCAACCTACTTTTGGAGTTATCTACAGAATGTTTAGATGTAAAAGCTTCTAACGGGCGTTCGTATTATGATCCAACAATGGCAGAACTCCGACAACAAGCAGCAGTCTCCTATTTCAGTTGCGTGTTTCAAGCATCTGATAAAATGGCTGAAGAGGTTTTTCAGACGCCTCAGAGGTATTCTCAGAGTAATTCAAGATTTGTGGAGATACCTGAAATGGAAAACTCTTTTGCAGGACTCCAGGAAAGGCTGGTCCGCTCTTTGTCGGATTCAGAATATGAAGTTCGACTTGCAACATTGAAGTGGCTGCTGAAATTCATAACATCAACAGAATCTGGTCATGAGTCCCATGATAACAGCAGTGAGATTAGGGTTATTCAGCACTGGGTCAGGACTAACCTCCAAACGACATTGGTTAATCTATTGGATGTGGAGAAGTACCACAGATGCTCATATTACATTCTGAGGATTCTATTCACTTGGAATACACTGCAGTTTCAGAAGCTTGGGGATGCAAAATGCACGGAAACAATTTACGTCGGTAGTATGGAATGCGATTCTGTATTTCTGCTTTGGGATAAGTTGATTTCGTTGTACAAGTTCACGAGACATGCAAAAGCTCGACAAACACTCATCTGCTGCTTCGGAATCTGCGTAAAGAGGTTTGCAGGTTTATTAACAACTTCTGTTGTTTCGGATAACAGTGACTCTGATCGGTTAGAAAAGTTGACCCGACTTTATGGCATAATTTCCTTTTTCACCAACGTAATTATGAAACATAGTGCCTCGTCTGAGCCAATAAACATGCGCATGGCAGCAGCAGAGTCTATCATAGCATCCGGTTTGCTAGAGCAAGCTGAGCTTATCGGTTACACTGTATTCAATAACCGAATCCCTTCTGAAAATCCATGTTCTACTTTTGAACCAAAAGAAGCGGTGAATTTCTACGCACATCAAATACTAGATATATGGTTCACATGTATCCAGCTGCTGgaggatgaagatgatgagATTAGAGAAAGGCTTGCCATGGGCATTCAAGGGTGTTTTACGAGCAAAAGATCCAGAAGCTCTCATGGTGGAGTAGTCCCGACTCAAGTGGAGAAAGTGATAGGAGCTTGTTTTGAGCATCTATCTTCCGTCTTTGGCCACTGGATTGGGTATTTCGATTCTCTTTTACGCTGGGTGCTGAATGCTTCAAATTGCGAGGTGCTGAAAGGAGATCTTGTGAGACAGGTATTTGATAAGGAAATTGACAATCATCACGAGGAAAAGCTGTTCATCTGTCAACTGTGTTGTTCTCAACTGGACAAGCTTCGAATTTCAAAATCTTGGGGGGCTGACTTTCGGAACAAACAACAGTTTGGCAATTATCTACATGATTGGAGGCTCAGATTTTCCTGCCAGTTGACCTCATTTGCCAAGGACCGCATTGCGAAACTAGGTGGAGCGGATTGGGTTGGTGGAGCGGGCAACCACAAGGATGCATTTCTTCCCCTGTATGCCAATTTGCTCGCCTTCTACACCCTCTCGAATTGCATATTCAACGGGAAAACTGGCGACAACAAGCATCTACAGTCTGATGTTACCGAACTCGGTAAAGCTATCAATCCGTTTCTTAGGAACCCTTTGATCTCTAACCTGTATTTGTTAGTG